In Dasypus novemcinctus isolate mDasNov1 chromosome 8, mDasNov1.1.hap2, whole genome shotgun sequence, the genomic stretch taaagctctaaatttaggaaaataaaaataaaaaacactgaaaGAGCTTCTAAAATTCTAGTACTAACCAGCTGGAATCAGGACACAGGTTGAGCCTACTCTATAGTTCCACTGACAACCAAGAACTAAGGGAAGGGAAGCTGGCTCGGAAGCAGAAGAACTGCTATTTCTCTTCCCCTAAGGGGTGGAGTATCTTCTTAGGTGGTAGCTGTAGACCTTGATGCAATGATCCCAACAATCCAAAACCAGCAGCTGCCCCTTAGGAGTAAGGGCAATGCCCACTGGGCAAGTGAGCCCCTCTCGAATGAGGACACTATAGCCCCCACCCTTAGGAAAGTGGAGAATTTCCTTTCGACTACTGTCAGCCACAATGAGGTCACCACGGGCATCCACACACATGCCAGCAATGCAACGGAAATCCTCATTCTCAGAGAAGAAGTGGCTAATCTGGCGACCAAGCtgcccatcagggcccacagaaCCTATGGAGAAGCCGCCCTCCAGGTGGTGCTCATTCTGTCGATTCTCTAGATTGAGGCCCAAACCCTGGGTGAAGTAGACAGTGCCCTCAGCATCACAGGTGACAAACTTGGGCCTCACAGCACTGCAGAGGCAGCTGTATTTGACCACTCCTGCTCCTCGGTCAACAGTAAAGCACCAGAGCTTTCCACCTTCCACATCAGTTACTACGAACTGGCCAGATGGCAGGGCTGTGATGCCCCATGGTTTGCTCAACTGACTCCGGTGACAGGCAACGCAGTGGCCATCCAAGGTGTATACCTTAAGGGAGTTATCATAGCTGTCAGTCACACCAATCAGCCCATGGCAGTTCATGGCAACTGAGAGAGGAGTGAGATTGGGCAAGTCAGCCCCAAGAAAGCTCAGCACAAAGCTATCAATGCCGCTGGGGCTGCGGCGGATCTCCTTCAAGAAGCCTTTGCGGGTGAAGACCTGTATACGGTAGTTGCCACGGTCGGCGACCAGCACTTCACCCTGACTGGTCACGTAGAGGCTGACTGGAAGGTTGAACATGCCTGGAGTGCTGCCTTTGGCCCCCATTTTCTTGAGAAAGAGGCACTGCTGGATATTGGCGGCTGTCTCAGGACCCCGCTGCTTAGCAGGTGAGGCCCTAGGGCTGGCAACCActtcctctgggctcaggtccaTCTCCCTAAATGTAACAGAGGTAGAGGCAGCAGAGGCTGCAGCCTCCATGGCCCAAGAATCTTCCATGTTGACTGTCCGGGGCTTTTTAACAGCCTGACCAATTTGGAGAGGGCCAATGTGGCCTACCTTGAGAAGCTCCACATCTTGCAGTGTAAGTTCCCGGGGCAGGCTGGCCGTGAGCTCTGGCTCCTCCTCATCAGCTGTTTCCTCCAGAAGTGCTACATCTGCCTGCTTAATCTTGGCCAGGAAGTAGTCACAGCGAGACACAGCCTGAACCTCAGCAATGTTAAGCAGGTAACTCTGTTCCTCTACCACTTGACTATTGGACTTCTCGACTTCAGCCAAAGAGCCTGTGAAGAACTTCCGAGAGCGAGCCAGCTCTTCCTGAACCCTGCGCTCTTCATGCCCATACTCTTGGAGAACTGCTTTATACCTTGCCTGAAGGTCCTTGGAGACACCTTCCAAGGCTACCTTCCGCTGCTGCAGCTCCCCCATAAGCTCCCGCAGATGAGCCAACTTCTCTCCAAAGTCCCGACGCCGCTCCTCAGCTGCCTCTTTGACGGGGAGCGTGCAGTGGCCAGGGGACTGATGGTCTGCCTCTCTGCAAGGCTCACATAATACCACGCCACAGCTCCGGCAGAACTGCCGAGGAAGCCGCCGCCCACAGGACCGGCACATGAGCAGCCCCACAGCCTCGCTGAGCCCGGCTGTGTCAATGATCTTCAGCACTGTCAGGTTGTCTGTCAACTGGGTCAGGCTGGTTATGCGGGTGATCTTGCTGCAGAAAGGACAGCGGACACCATTGATGCTACTGGCCAGTAGCTTCTCCAGGCACTGGCGACAGATGGTATGGCCACAGTGCAGGAGCTTTGGCCGCAGCTGCTCCTCTGTGAAGGACTCCATGCAGATGGGGCATTCCAGCACTTCCCGGAGGGCATCCAGGTTTAGGTGAGAAGCTGCTGCGGCAGCCATGGCTCTTCCTTTGAAGGGTCCTGCTAGCACACTCCAGAAATGGATAGCTTACCACCTGTTTTCATGCCCAGTGGGTGAAATTCCtgctgaagagaaaaagaaacgaTTGTTCATTTCCCATTATGTGAATTAATTCACTCAAGAAACATTTAGAGAATGCCTACAATCACTCATTCAGTCACTgacttatttaacaaatattttctcagggGCCTACTATGTGTTAGGTGAGGTGATACACAggggaacaaaacaaagaaggcACTGCGTAGTGACTAAGAATTTAGGTTCTAGAGTCCTACTTCAGATATCCctcctctctaacacttatttGAGTGGCCTTAGGGAAGTAACCTAAACGTCCTAAAGCTCGGTTTCCCCATAATCGACCtgcaaaatagaaataataatggtGTCTCCTTTTACGGTTGTTGTCAGGATTGAAAAACATGATGGATATGACACACTTAGTGTTGCATTTGGCAAGTGGTATGCTTGCAATAAATGGTaggaattattttctaattttgtgaCATTCACAGCTCATAATTTATATTACAAGAAAAGCACAGAAAAATCACTACAGTAAAAGGAGTTAAGTTCAGTAATGGAGATACACACGAAGTTCCAAAGAAGCATACTGGATGGAGTAACTGATTCTGCCtcgagcaggggttcttaagcagGGGTCCAAGGACCCCGAAGGGTCTCtgcaaagatttcagggggtccatgagcttgaactgaaaattaaaaacaaaacaaaacattattcttgtgggatcatgttggtgtgggtgtgatatatttattagataATACACTGTATAGCGTGGgcttagtaagaggtccatggtttttacctgattggcacaggggtccatggaacaaaaaaaggttaagaacccctgacctagagGAACTAGGGAAGGGCTCCCAGAAGCAGTGACACACctgaaaatgtcaaaagaaatgaGGCAACTAGAGATAAAGGCATTTTAGGCAAAGAAACGGCATAAAGACAACATGGAGGTCTAAGAGTTTATACTATTAAGTTTGGGGCCTATGAATCATTCATAGATATGGAAACTTGTGATTGGCTTTAGGTGACCAGCAAAGTATTAGATCAAAATACCATTCATCTGTCCTCCTGTTTATgtacctatccatccatctaaTAAGTACCATGCATTATACTGGGTACAAAGTTTTCAGGACACAGATCCTAAGTTTCAGATGCTGAAACTCTAGTAGAGAAAAGACATGTAGATAGATAATAAGGCAGAAATAATatcataaattaaatataaactaaGTTTGATGGAGGTTTAGAGAAAGCCATTCTATCTTAAAATTTTCAGAGGGGAGATGGCATTTGATATGGGCCCAAAAGGACACATAGATAAATGGCGAGCAAAGAAAGGGAGTCCCAGGCAGAGGGTGTAGCCACAGCAAAGGTAGGAAAGCAAGGGGAACAGCAAGAAGTTCAGAATATTGGTGAAAAGAGAGAATACTTAGTCACTCTgggttttaatttccttttctgtacaATGGGAATAATACTTCCTTCACAGggtaaatgtaagaaataaatgagataatatttgtATTGTATAGAATGCTAAGACTTAGCTCAGAAACAAAAAAGTCAAATGATTTTCAGTTCTCTAATCCTTAGGTTAGAATTGTGGGAGAGTACAGAGGACAAAGTAACATGTTTGGAAAGGTAACATGGGGAATGATTCAGAGACAATGAGACTTCTGAGCTTCATTTTGAAGGGAATGATGAGGCATTGAATGTTTTGGAGCAGGAAACAGATGTGATCAAAGCTGGactggagtggggagtgggggcaggtTGGGAATTGGAGAAACTAGTTTGGAAGCTTCTGCAAGATAGCCTGGGAGAGATAATGGGGTGACAGAACTAGTGAGGAAGTGGGAAGAAGACACCCTTGAGCAATATTACAGAAGTACAATCAGTGAGATTGGCGAGCTGATAGACTGGATTGGAGGAGTGGGTGGAAGGGAGTTAGGACAAGCCAAGGCCACAGACTCAAGCCTGGATGATTTAGGAAGTGGTCGTGCCTTATTAAGACAGTTTCTTTCTGGCCTGAGACACCCCCCCGTCTTACCTAGTACATAAGATGAATATTCCCACCTGCCTCAATCCATATCTACTCATGAAGTAGAACCACAGAGATCTCAGTGTTCTGTAGCTTATGTCCTTGTCAATTTATACCCCAAATTAGAATGAACAGATCTAGCAAAGTGAGGCACACGGATAAATTTAGCATTTTTTTTAGACTCAAATCCTACAGCTGCACCTGTGCAGTCTTGTGATATGCAAATGGTCAACCAAGGAGAAGGAGGTGGAGGGCAAGTTAGCTTGGTTTTAAGGAGAATGCCACAAGCGAGAAAAGCTTTGCAAATGTGATCAACTCTTTCTCCAGGTGTATAGAAAGAAGTCAAAGCAAAGATACATATAATAAATGTCCCCCAAATTTAGCTTTGGAATGCAATCTAAAAGATTCAGCAGGAAACACACACAATTTATTTAAACTCAATCCTTCCTACCTCTCCAGGCTTGACCTTCTTCTGGAAAGGaaatagtgtacatttggtgcCTTTTATGTGATTGATACCATCTGAGATGGTATCATATACTTCATATActtaatctcatttaatcctcatgatgACACTACGAAGTAGGTACTGTCTTTATTAttatcctattttacagatggggaaactcgGCTCAGAAAAActggctcaaggtcacacagctcaaaGAGGGTGGAGCTAACATCTGAACCTGGGGTCTTTCTGATCCCAACCCACTGCATTCCCCTTACTCTACATGCCAGAACCCAACTCTCTAGTGAGGGCAGAAGACCTGAGTTAATTACAGATAACTATGCAGCATATGAATGTTAATCATCAAAAGCCCCAAAGATGATGTGAACACCCACATTTTTTAATAACTCTAGGGAGTGATGCCAAAATATATTCTGTAAAATAGTCCTTCCCAAAGAAGGCACTTTGGTCAAACAGGTTTGAGAAAACTGCAAAATATGTAAGTCCTTCCTCAAAACACACATTAGCAGCATTAAAAGTTTTGAGAAACCATGCAGTCCAGATATCATTAACTTTGTTTAGCACAGCATTACCTAAagccattttgttttgctttactgTCATATAACTCTTAACTAGTCTTCCCTAGATCACACTCTGGGAAATGCTGCCTTATAGCATATAATTTCTCCACAAGGGAACGGGAACAATAGTACAGTTATGAGATTCAGCTGCTGTGAAGTTGGTTAGATTGATTAGCGAGGTGACCCACTCCCACATTACCAGCCTTGCAACCCATTATGAGTCAAGTCCATGCTGAACAAAATATCACATATCATGAGCCTATGAGATCTCATGTGAACATCAGAAACTGTGAATGATGTATTCTTAAATGTCATGTATCTGGGACAATAGTATATCAATGTTAACACAAACCTCAACTCAAGATCCATGCAAACCGTTTAAATTCTAAATAGCTTCAGCCCCCTCTTCTATTATATGAGACACTAGACTGAGGGCACCATTTGGTGCTTGGATACAAGAGCATGTTATCTCACAATGCACAGGGACATCTGTTCTTACCAGAGTTGCAGATCGCTAATTAAACAAGGCTGCCAACTTGTAAAACTACAAGCAAATTCTTTCCCCACCTTTCTAGATCATGTCACCTCCTTCAATTAAAAAAGTTTCCCATCTCCCTGCCTAAGCTTTCagctttaaacaacaaaaaaaaaatttactgtgCCCACATCTATACCCCAAATTATCTCAGCTATATGCGTTTCACCAGCCTCTCTGAGGCAGAAGAGATTATCAAGGATTCCTTCCCTTGAGGTTGCCATGCTTTGCCAGAAAAATGTGAGTTTTTATCACTAAATCATTAGGCATAAAGACTCATAAACTCCTCCCATTGCATGATCTGTGAACACTACTTTCAGAACAATCCCTGCTTCAGCTGCAGCTATATGACAGGCAAATGCAGTTGCTCTCCTCCAGGAGGGCACATCTGGTCATTATTGTTAAATTATTGTAAATGACTAAGATGGAAAGTCAGTTTGACCTCTGTTTCCCTGAAAAGACTAGACTGGTGAAAGGAATTACCTTACCACCTCAAGCCTTGAAACTAGCTGTCCATTTTCTACCAGTTACACAATCTGCAACCAACCGGAATGAACTTCCAATATGCTATTCATGATCTTGGCTGCTTTCATGATCCCTTGAACTTCTGTTTCTTATTATGTACTCTGTACTCTCAACTCTGGATCTCTCCTGGCATCTCAATCACCTCAGCTTACCCCTACCCTCATCTCTTAGTTCTGACTACTTCTCATACTGATACCTTATCTTCAGTTCCAGATAAGCATCTACCCTTAAGCTGTGTCTGCTTTGGCAGCCCTAAGACTGAGGAAAACTCCATAATTATCCCTGCCTGAGCTACCCTGGCATCTAGCACCACTGGATTTTCTCAGTCCATGAAATAAGTAACCAGGGTAggtggaaacaaaacaaac encodes the following:
- the TRIM32 gene encoding E3 ubiquitin-protein ligase TRIM32, which gives rise to MAAAAASHLNLDALREVLECPICMESFTEEQLRPKLLHCGHTICRQCLEKLLASSINGVRCPFCSKITRITSLTQLTDNLTVLKIIDTAGLSEAVGLLMCRSCGRRLPRQFCRSCGVVLCEPCREADHQSPGHCTLPVKEAAEERRRDFGEKLAHLRELMGELQQRKVALEGVSKDLQARYKAVLQEYGHEERRVQEELARSRKFFTGSLAEVEKSNSQVVEEQSYLLNIAEVQAVSRCDYFLAKIKQADVALLEETADEEEPELTASLPRELTLQDVELLKVGHIGPLQIGQAVKKPRTVNMEDSWAMEAAASAASTSVTFREMDLSPEEVVASPRASPAKQRGPETAANIQQCLFLKKMGAKGSTPGMFNLPVSLYVTSQGEVLVADRGNYRIQVFTRKGFLKEIRRSPSGIDSFVLSFLGADLPNLTPLSVAMNCHGLIGVTDSYDNSLKVYTLDGHCVACHRSQLSKPWGITALPSGQFVVTDVEGGKLWCFTVDRGAGVVKYSCLCSAVRPKFVTCDAEGTVYFTQGLGLNLENRQNEHHLEGGFSIGSVGPDGQLGRQISHFFSENEDFRCIAGMCVDARGDLIVADSSRKEILHFPKGGGYSVLIREGLTCPVGIALTPKGQLLVLDCWDHCIKVYSYHLRRYSTP